One region of Manduca sexta isolate Smith_Timp_Sample1 chromosome 25, JHU_Msex_v1.0, whole genome shotgun sequence genomic DNA includes:
- the LOC115441734 gene encoding putative phosphoenolpyruvate synthase isoform X2, protein MDFFDILLQAGLITSALAAYLIFFRKPTAQKGNYKSPGWNYPLKLLVARYVVKRWKSQIPEAEAKAIEMPRASQHEGWDCMGFRASAPNGTTILLGIRKLCGRQSLAEVTVHVKLQDGTSYKLPQHPDTAVGAWVAEHDGWRTGGLKFQILEPELQVRILYNGPLTRVHDNVTQHAKMNFIWASVTKPLDHPKHWSNELAAQALALEPWRDDEWTNIGKWADGSSLQWGAIQGRVQTFDINGVIDRSEYLQTRGVKERSWAPHGYEGVRRSFTLTAMARDGTGVMLRGISYKNILTQCLSGCVRFPDYTVQSIKSTNLIMSDFCETVEGVPKAYSINVKTKKRELTLLIRISPASGKLHSGVPYQQDFDYRTVEVVIDSEQGTGILELTYQPAEILQPSIPLIPAPLLNWLDEKQAGRVGYCLAFEDRAAACSSYVGGKGASLALLASVQKDEGYRVPPGFCLTIRALEQHLQANPKLRAAIREIEEANKNYDETNFKNKCEVATKLFESIYIPDDVRDEVLFQMKELRRNATEQNLGPELRFAVRSSAVGEDSEALSAAGQNETILGCISDEDVLKGIQKCWGSMFAFTSAYYRRQNGQACLCGGGVVVQALVAPRAAGVMFTRHPDAGDASRLLITANYGLGESVVSGAVEPDTIIIKREMDGRLSILKTDLGSKRQRVATSGSGVVMVDVPEDERRTACITEDEALKLARLGVAQEKLWGAGRDIEWAVTENDIFLLQARPITSLERWTDEELLHELDFPIMADDELTTFGNTGEVLPKPITPMSYDVMIRPLSKGMDVTIGTNGSGFDKSVIMTHNRCVLSMYNSIYKKAPKEIDINIRMVEMAINGHKVADEEILKTALHRRPPHWTDRLAMIWTLVKSLTTSKRRLNDSIKLATNLTVGEESKDVYSLLDELSKLDELVARFVYNHSITSTASTSSQFIVMTVLLEGSSEFTPELCNEIGTLLSVGDVLSAEVPQALARLARQLEQSGMFDAFRAQHPKDAMQWLKKNLPHVYLDVCIFLEHHGHRAIMEFDLSTKPWILVPEEMMKVLQNLRATPEETQKPKTVEETIASLKNTKQPKTLKILPWVLPLCRRTVSHREGTKAHLILGLHKIRLAFLRLADMLIQNWYLPNRDVIFFFRLHELQKYVQTRDPALLKKALQRQQYYASWSKLKFAEVNTGWVVPLETKGPSFTAGDVKIEGTSVCAGEVVARACVVKDLSEIGQLQQGDVLITHATDIGWSPYFPLLTGIVTELGGLISHGAVIAREYGLPCIVGAAEATDVFKTGDMVRLSGTNGVIERVKINDKSIECVDCQ, encoded by the exons ATGGATTTTTTCGATATTCTCCTGCAGGCTGGGTTGATCACCTCTGCCTTAGCTGCGTACCTAATATTTTTCAGAAAACCTACAGCGCAGAAGGGTAATTACAAAAGTCCAG GATGGAACTATCCTCTGAAATTACTCGTCGCGCGGTATGTGGTGAAGCGGTGGAAATCTCAAATACCGGAGGCGGAGGCAAAAGCAATCGAAATGCCTCGGGCGTCGCAACACGAGGGTTGGGACTGCATGGGTTTTCGCGCAAGTGCACCAAATGGAACCACGATATTGTTGGGAATACGTAAACTGTGCGGCAGGCAGTCTCTCGCAGAAGTCACAGTTCATGTAAAGTTACAAGATGGTACCTCATACAAGCTACCAC AACATCCCGATACGGCTGTAGGGGCATGGGTAGCAGAGCACGATGGATGGCGCACTGGAGGtcttaaatttcaaattttagaGCCCGAACTTCAAGTGAGGATTTTGTACAATGGTCCCCTCACCAGAGTACATGACAATGTTACACAACACGCTAAAATGAATTTCAT ATGGGCATCTGTGACTAAACCTCTTGATCATCCTAAACATTGGAGCAACGAGTTAGCTGCGCAGGCGCTGGCACTAGAGCCATGGCGGGACGACGAATGGACAAATAT AGGGAAATGGGCCGACGGAAGCTCGCTTCAATGGGGTGCAATACAAGGACGTGTCCAAACCTTCGATATAAACGGAGTTATTGATAGGAGTGAGTACTTGCAAACACGAGGCGTGAAGGAACGCTCGTGGGCGCCGCACGGGTACGAGGGTGTGAGACGATCCTTTACTCTGACGGCGATGGCGAGAGACGGCACGGGGGTGATGTTGCGCGGAATCTCGTACAAAAACATTTTGACACA gTGTTTATCTGGTTGCGTCAGGTTTCCAGATTACACGGTGCAGAGTATTAAATCTACCAATCTGATAATGTCAGACTTCTGCGAGACTGTTGAAGGTGTTCCTAAAGCTTACTCAATAAATGTTAAAA CCAAAAAGCGTGAACTAACCTTGCTCATCCGAATCAGCCCCGCTAGTGGTAAACTACACAGCGGAGTGCCTTACCAACAAGACTTTGACTATAGAACAGTTGAAGTTGTAATTGACTCGGAACAAGGAACTGGTATCTTAGAACTTACCTATCAACCAGCTG aaaTATTGCAACCATCTATCCCCTTGATTCCTGCACCTCTGTTAAACTGGCTGGATGAGAAACAAGCTGGAAGGGTGGGGTATTGCCTTGCTTTCGAGGACCGGGCAGCTGCCTGTTCAAGCTATGTCGGAGGGAAAGGAGCGTCCTTGGCACTGCTAGCATCTGTGCAGAAGGACGAG GGATACCGCGTCCCTCCTGGATTCTGTTTGACAATTCGCGCTTTAGAACAACATCTGCAAGCGAATCCTAAACTACGCGCAGCTATACGTGAAATCGAGGAGgcgaataaaaattatgatgaaactaactttaaaaataaatgtgaagt ggcaacaaaattgtttgaatCGATTTACATACCAGACGATGTAAGGGAcgaagttttatttcaaatgaaaGAATTGAGGAGGAATGCTACAGAGCAAAATCTCGGTCCAGAATTACGTTTTGCTGTTAGATCATCag CGGTGGGCGAGGACAGTGAGGCGTTGTCAGCGGCGGGACAGAACGAAACGATACTTGGTTGTATCAGCGACGAAGACGTATTGAAGGGCATACAAAAATGCTGGGGATCTATGTTTGCTTTCACTAGCGCTTACTATCgacg ACAAAACGGGCAGGCGTGCTTGTGCGGCGGCGGCGTGGTGGTGCAGGCGCTCGTCGCCCCCCGCGCGGCCGGCGTCATGTTCACAAGACACCCTGACGCCGGGGACGCCTCACGACTGCTCATCACTGCTAACTACGGACTTGGAGAG AGTGTGGTTTCCGGCGCAGTGGAACCAGACACGATAATTATAAAACGGGAAATGGATGGTCGTCTATCTATTCTGAAGACTGATCTAGGATCGAAGAGGCAACGAGTAGCGACATCTGGCTCTGGAGTGGTCATGGTAGACGTGCCTGAGGATGAACGGCGTACCGCGTGTATAACTGAAGACGAGGCTTTGAAACTGGCGAGGCTGGGCGTAGCTCAGGAAAAGCTGTGGGGCGCGGGAAGAGATATCGAATGGGCTGTTACCGAA AATGATATATTCTTACTGCAAGCCCGGCCTATTACGTCACTGGAGCGGTGGACTGACGAGGAACTATTGCATGAACTTGACTTCCCTATCATGGCGGATGACGAACTCACGACCTTCGGCAACACTGGTGAG GTATTGCCAAAACCGATAACGCCAATGAGCTATGATGTTATGATACGGCCCCTTTCAAAAGGCATGGACGTCACCATCGGCACCAATGGCAGCGGATTCGACAAAAGCGTTATAATGACTCACAATCGATGCGTTCTCTCTATGTATAAC tcaatatataaaaaagctcCAAAAGAAATCGATATCAATATTCGTATGGTTGAAATGGCCATAAACGGACACAAGGTCGCTGACGAGGAAATATTGAAAACGGCACTCCACAGGCGACCACCACATTGGACAGATAGACTGGCGATGATATGGACATTGGTGAAG TCATTAACAACATCTAAGAGGAGATTGAATGACTCAATTAAGTTAGCTACAAATCTGACCGTGGGGGAAGAATCTAAGGATGTCTACTCACTGTTGGACGAATTATCAAAGTTGGACGAGTTGGTGGCACGGTTCGTGTACAATCACAGCATAACTAGCACTGCGAGTACGTCGAGCCAGTTCATTGTCATGACTGTGCTTCTGGAAGGAAGTTCAG AATTCACGCCAGAGCTATGCAATGAAATTGGCACTCTGCTGAGTGTGGGAGACGTACTCTCGGCGGAGGTGCCGCAAGCGTTGGCGAGACTCGCGAGACAACTGGAGCAGTCTGGAATGTTCGACGCCTTCCGCGCACAACATCCTAAAGACGCCATGCAATGGCTCAAGAAGAACTTGCCGCATGTCTATTTGGATGTTTGCATATTTCTAGAACATCACGGCCACAGAGCTATTATGGAA TTCGATTTGTCTACAAAACCGTGGATATTAGTTCCTGAAGAAATGATGAAGGTGCTGCAAAATTTACGAGCCACGCCCGAGGAAACCCAGAAACCAAAAACTGTAGAAGAGACTATCGCGTCTTTGAAGAATACTAAACAACCAAAGACACT GAAAATTCTTCCATGGGTGTTGCCACTCTGCCGCAGAACAGTATCCCACCGAGAAGGAACCAAAGCACACTTGATATTGGGGTTACATAAAATTCGGCTCGCATTCTTACGACTAGCCGACATGCTTATTCAAAATTGGTATTTGCCGAATCGTGACGTCATCTTCTTCTTTCGTTTGCATGAACTGCAAAAGTATGTGCAGACTAGAGATCCTGCACTTTTGAAGAA AGCACTGCAGCGCCAACAATACTACGCGTCGTGGTCAAAACTGAAGTTTGCTGAAGTGAACACTGGCTGGGTGGTACCGCTGGAAACCAAGGGACCTTCGTTCACTGCTGGTGATGTGAAGATAGAAGGAACGTCCGTGTGCGCGGGCGAGGTTGTTGCCAGAGCTTGTGTCGTTAAGGACCTTTCTGAG ATCGGTCAACTTCAACAAGGCGATGTCCTGATAACCCACGCGACAGATATCGGGTGGTCACCATACTTCCCATTGCTGACGGGCATTGTTACTGAACTTGGCGGGCTGATTTCTCACG GTGCAGTTATCGCTCGCGAGTATGGCTTGCCATGCATAGTGGGAGCAGCGGAAGCCACCGACGTCTTCAAAACAGGAGACATGGTGCGACTGTCGGGTACCAATGGCGTCATTGAACGCGTCAAAATAAACGACAAATCCATTGAATGTGTCGATTGCCAGTAA
- the LOC115441735 gene encoding cleft lip and palate transmembrane protein 1-like protein, with protein sequence MKYISVSLILTLIFAGYIINTIWTLAEIFIPPECSRGERCFSSYLAANPKQHLVLYTSVKEHSYSEGSSSESVTKVYTSLNFDYQNPSTIELTLKIPRKTRNNGTLYMHAVLLDDSQLYKTFDDIRRTESVHTLPLITHIEPQAATFNLLEHNVDEEKTQAKGLKSYSHITTVVPLSILSDKLNLPANKIPGELYPHIRIRNGKFLPIIQHNVLKSRIVHLQLLNTSSSNVNVTVNVAPSSYGSFRLALHVRLALEQLHMLGFSEKDVDDVKGIFADTNLYLLSATVLIASCHLLFDFLAFKNDVSFWRSKRSLAGLSARTVLWRAFSQLVIFFYLVDEQTSLLVLIPAGISAVIELWKVTKVLHVRVSLAGYKLRVWRERGADAAERSTAAADAEAMRYLAMLLYPLCFAGAVYSLVYEPHKSWYSWALHSVVNGVYAFGFLFMLPQLFVNYRLRSVAALPWRAFMYKAFNTFIDDVFAFIITMPTAHRVACFRDDLVFLVYLYQRWLYPVDKSRTDTASSMDESPELPEPPKQKEE encoded by the exons atgaaatatatatcgGTTTCTTTGAttcttactttaatatttgctggatatattattaatacaatatggACTTTGGCTGAAATATTCATACCGCCAGAATGCAGTCGTGGCGAAAGATGTTTTTCTTCGTATTTGGCTGCAAATCCAAAACAGCATCTCGTTTTGTACACTTCTGTAAAGGAACATTCGTATTCAGAGGGTTCATCCTCAGAATCGGTGACAAAAGTTTACACATCTTTAAATTTTGACTATCAAAATCCAAGTACTAT tgAGTTAACCTTGAAGATACCGCGAAAAACCCGCAATAACGGGACATTATACATGCATGCTGTGTTATTAGATGATAGTCAACTTTATAAAACGTTTGACGACATCCGTCGCACGGAATCAGTGCACACACTGCCTCTCATAACACACATCGAACCCCAGGCTGCTACTTTCAACCTTCTGGAACATAAT GTTGATGAGGAGAAGACACAGGCCAAAGGTTTAAAATCTTATTCCCATATAACAACAGTTGTGCCACTGTCAATACTCTCAGACAAATTGAATCTCCCCGCTAATAAGATACCTGGTGAGCTATATCCACACATCAG GATAAGGAATGGTAAATTTTTGCCAATAATACAACACAATGTGCTGAAATCTCGAATAGTTCATCTTCAGTTGCTTAACACAAGTTCATCAAATGTTAATGTGACTGTTAATGTAGCACCTTCATCATATGGTTCCTTCCGTTTGGCCCTTCATGTGCGATTGGCTCTGGAACAACTTCATATGCTTGGATTCAGTGAGAAAGATGTTGATGATGTCAAAGGAATATTTGCAGatacaaatttgtatttattgtctGCTACAGTTTTGATAGCTAGTTGCCAT TTGTTGTTCGATTTCTTGGCGTTCAAGAATGACGTATCATTTTGGCGAAGCAAACGTTCGCTGGCGGGTTTGTCCGCCCGCACTGTATTGTGGCGAGCATTCTCACAACTGGTCATATTCTTCTACCTCGTTGATGAGCAGACATCACTACTTGTTCTCATACCAGCTGGAATCAGTGCAGTGATTGAG CTATGGAAAGTGACGAAGGTGCTGCACGTGCGCGTGTCGCTGGCGGGCTACAAGCTGCGCGTGTGGCGCGAGCGCGGCGCCGACGCGGCCGAGCGCTCCACGGCGGCGGCCGACGCCGAGGCCATGCGCTACCTCGCCATGCTGCTCTACCCGCTGTGCTTCGCTGGTGCTGTCTACTCGCTCGTCTACGAACCGCACAAGAG CTGGTACTCGTGGGCTCTGCACAGCGTTGTGAATGGCGTGTACGCGTTCGGGTTCCTGTTCATGCTGCCGCAGCTGTTCGTGAACTACCGGCTGCGGTCGGTGGCGGCGCTGCCGTGGCGCGCCTTTATGTACAAGGCTTTCAACACGTTTATAGACGACGTGTTCGCATTCATCATCACCATGCCAACGGCTCATCGTGTCGCTTGCTTCAGAGATGATCTTGTGTTCCTCGTATATTTGTATCAGAGATG GTTATATCCAGTTGACAAGTCCCGTACCGACACTGCTTCCAGCATGGATGAGAGTCCAGAACTGCCAGAACCCCCTAAACAAAAAGAAGAATAA
- the LOC115441734 gene encoding putative phosphoenolpyruvate synthase isoform X1 has translation MDFFDILLQAGLITSALAAYLIFFRKPTAQKGNYKSPGWNYPLKLLVARYVVKRWKSQIPEAEAKAIEMPRASQHEGWDCMGFRASAPNGTTILLGIRKLCGRQSLAEVTVHVKLQDGTSYKLPQHPDTAVGAWVAEHDGWRTGGLKFQILEPELQVRILYNGPLTRVHDNVTQHAKMNFIWASVTKPLDHPKHWSNELAAQALALEPWRDDEWTNMLGKWADGSSLQWGAIQGRVQTFDINGVIDRSEYLQTRGVKERSWAPHGYEGVRRSFTLTAMARDGTGVMLRGISYKNILTQCLSGCVRFPDYTVQSIKSTNLIMSDFCETVEGVPKAYSINVKTKKRELTLLIRISPASGKLHSGVPYQQDFDYRTVEVVIDSEQGTGILELTYQPAEILQPSIPLIPAPLLNWLDEKQAGRVGYCLAFEDRAAACSSYVGGKGASLALLASVQKDEGYRVPPGFCLTIRALEQHLQANPKLRAAIREIEEANKNYDETNFKNKCEVATKLFESIYIPDDVRDEVLFQMKELRRNATEQNLGPELRFAVRSSAVGEDSEALSAAGQNETILGCISDEDVLKGIQKCWGSMFAFTSAYYRRQNGQACLCGGGVVVQALVAPRAAGVMFTRHPDAGDASRLLITANYGLGESVVSGAVEPDTIIIKREMDGRLSILKTDLGSKRQRVATSGSGVVMVDVPEDERRTACITEDEALKLARLGVAQEKLWGAGRDIEWAVTENDIFLLQARPITSLERWTDEELLHELDFPIMADDELTTFGNTGEVLPKPITPMSYDVMIRPLSKGMDVTIGTNGSGFDKSVIMTHNRCVLSMYNSIYKKAPKEIDINIRMVEMAINGHKVADEEILKTALHRRPPHWTDRLAMIWTLVKSLTTSKRRLNDSIKLATNLTVGEESKDVYSLLDELSKLDELVARFVYNHSITSTASTSSQFIVMTVLLEGSSEFTPELCNEIGTLLSVGDVLSAEVPQALARLARQLEQSGMFDAFRAQHPKDAMQWLKKNLPHVYLDVCIFLEHHGHRAIMEFDLSTKPWILVPEEMMKVLQNLRATPEETQKPKTVEETIASLKNTKQPKTLKILPWVLPLCRRTVSHREGTKAHLILGLHKIRLAFLRLADMLIQNWYLPNRDVIFFFRLHELQKYVQTRDPALLKKALQRQQYYASWSKLKFAEVNTGWVVPLETKGPSFTAGDVKIEGTSVCAGEVVARACVVKDLSEIGQLQQGDVLITHATDIGWSPYFPLLTGIVTELGGLISHGAVIAREYGLPCIVGAAEATDVFKTGDMVRLSGTNGVIERVKINDKSIECVDCQ, from the exons ATGGATTTTTTCGATATTCTCCTGCAGGCTGGGTTGATCACCTCTGCCTTAGCTGCGTACCTAATATTTTTCAGAAAACCTACAGCGCAGAAGGGTAATTACAAAAGTCCAG GATGGAACTATCCTCTGAAATTACTCGTCGCGCGGTATGTGGTGAAGCGGTGGAAATCTCAAATACCGGAGGCGGAGGCAAAAGCAATCGAAATGCCTCGGGCGTCGCAACACGAGGGTTGGGACTGCATGGGTTTTCGCGCAAGTGCACCAAATGGAACCACGATATTGTTGGGAATACGTAAACTGTGCGGCAGGCAGTCTCTCGCAGAAGTCACAGTTCATGTAAAGTTACAAGATGGTACCTCATACAAGCTACCAC AACATCCCGATACGGCTGTAGGGGCATGGGTAGCAGAGCACGATGGATGGCGCACTGGAGGtcttaaatttcaaattttagaGCCCGAACTTCAAGTGAGGATTTTGTACAATGGTCCCCTCACCAGAGTACATGACAATGTTACACAACACGCTAAAATGAATTTCAT ATGGGCATCTGTGACTAAACCTCTTGATCATCCTAAACATTGGAGCAACGAGTTAGCTGCGCAGGCGCTGGCACTAGAGCCATGGCGGGACGACGAATGGACAAATATGTT AGGGAAATGGGCCGACGGAAGCTCGCTTCAATGGGGTGCAATACAAGGACGTGTCCAAACCTTCGATATAAACGGAGTTATTGATAGGAGTGAGTACTTGCAAACACGAGGCGTGAAGGAACGCTCGTGGGCGCCGCACGGGTACGAGGGTGTGAGACGATCCTTTACTCTGACGGCGATGGCGAGAGACGGCACGGGGGTGATGTTGCGCGGAATCTCGTACAAAAACATTTTGACACA gTGTTTATCTGGTTGCGTCAGGTTTCCAGATTACACGGTGCAGAGTATTAAATCTACCAATCTGATAATGTCAGACTTCTGCGAGACTGTTGAAGGTGTTCCTAAAGCTTACTCAATAAATGTTAAAA CCAAAAAGCGTGAACTAACCTTGCTCATCCGAATCAGCCCCGCTAGTGGTAAACTACACAGCGGAGTGCCTTACCAACAAGACTTTGACTATAGAACAGTTGAAGTTGTAATTGACTCGGAACAAGGAACTGGTATCTTAGAACTTACCTATCAACCAGCTG aaaTATTGCAACCATCTATCCCCTTGATTCCTGCACCTCTGTTAAACTGGCTGGATGAGAAACAAGCTGGAAGGGTGGGGTATTGCCTTGCTTTCGAGGACCGGGCAGCTGCCTGTTCAAGCTATGTCGGAGGGAAAGGAGCGTCCTTGGCACTGCTAGCATCTGTGCAGAAGGACGAG GGATACCGCGTCCCTCCTGGATTCTGTTTGACAATTCGCGCTTTAGAACAACATCTGCAAGCGAATCCTAAACTACGCGCAGCTATACGTGAAATCGAGGAGgcgaataaaaattatgatgaaactaactttaaaaataaatgtgaagt ggcaacaaaattgtttgaatCGATTTACATACCAGACGATGTAAGGGAcgaagttttatttcaaatgaaaGAATTGAGGAGGAATGCTACAGAGCAAAATCTCGGTCCAGAATTACGTTTTGCTGTTAGATCATCag CGGTGGGCGAGGACAGTGAGGCGTTGTCAGCGGCGGGACAGAACGAAACGATACTTGGTTGTATCAGCGACGAAGACGTATTGAAGGGCATACAAAAATGCTGGGGATCTATGTTTGCTTTCACTAGCGCTTACTATCgacg ACAAAACGGGCAGGCGTGCTTGTGCGGCGGCGGCGTGGTGGTGCAGGCGCTCGTCGCCCCCCGCGCGGCCGGCGTCATGTTCACAAGACACCCTGACGCCGGGGACGCCTCACGACTGCTCATCACTGCTAACTACGGACTTGGAGAG AGTGTGGTTTCCGGCGCAGTGGAACCAGACACGATAATTATAAAACGGGAAATGGATGGTCGTCTATCTATTCTGAAGACTGATCTAGGATCGAAGAGGCAACGAGTAGCGACATCTGGCTCTGGAGTGGTCATGGTAGACGTGCCTGAGGATGAACGGCGTACCGCGTGTATAACTGAAGACGAGGCTTTGAAACTGGCGAGGCTGGGCGTAGCTCAGGAAAAGCTGTGGGGCGCGGGAAGAGATATCGAATGGGCTGTTACCGAA AATGATATATTCTTACTGCAAGCCCGGCCTATTACGTCACTGGAGCGGTGGACTGACGAGGAACTATTGCATGAACTTGACTTCCCTATCATGGCGGATGACGAACTCACGACCTTCGGCAACACTGGTGAG GTATTGCCAAAACCGATAACGCCAATGAGCTATGATGTTATGATACGGCCCCTTTCAAAAGGCATGGACGTCACCATCGGCACCAATGGCAGCGGATTCGACAAAAGCGTTATAATGACTCACAATCGATGCGTTCTCTCTATGTATAAC tcaatatataaaaaagctcCAAAAGAAATCGATATCAATATTCGTATGGTTGAAATGGCCATAAACGGACACAAGGTCGCTGACGAGGAAATATTGAAAACGGCACTCCACAGGCGACCACCACATTGGACAGATAGACTGGCGATGATATGGACATTGGTGAAG TCATTAACAACATCTAAGAGGAGATTGAATGACTCAATTAAGTTAGCTACAAATCTGACCGTGGGGGAAGAATCTAAGGATGTCTACTCACTGTTGGACGAATTATCAAAGTTGGACGAGTTGGTGGCACGGTTCGTGTACAATCACAGCATAACTAGCACTGCGAGTACGTCGAGCCAGTTCATTGTCATGACTGTGCTTCTGGAAGGAAGTTCAG AATTCACGCCAGAGCTATGCAATGAAATTGGCACTCTGCTGAGTGTGGGAGACGTACTCTCGGCGGAGGTGCCGCAAGCGTTGGCGAGACTCGCGAGACAACTGGAGCAGTCTGGAATGTTCGACGCCTTCCGCGCACAACATCCTAAAGACGCCATGCAATGGCTCAAGAAGAACTTGCCGCATGTCTATTTGGATGTTTGCATATTTCTAGAACATCACGGCCACAGAGCTATTATGGAA TTCGATTTGTCTACAAAACCGTGGATATTAGTTCCTGAAGAAATGATGAAGGTGCTGCAAAATTTACGAGCCACGCCCGAGGAAACCCAGAAACCAAAAACTGTAGAAGAGACTATCGCGTCTTTGAAGAATACTAAACAACCAAAGACACT GAAAATTCTTCCATGGGTGTTGCCACTCTGCCGCAGAACAGTATCCCACCGAGAAGGAACCAAAGCACACTTGATATTGGGGTTACATAAAATTCGGCTCGCATTCTTACGACTAGCCGACATGCTTATTCAAAATTGGTATTTGCCGAATCGTGACGTCATCTTCTTCTTTCGTTTGCATGAACTGCAAAAGTATGTGCAGACTAGAGATCCTGCACTTTTGAAGAA AGCACTGCAGCGCCAACAATACTACGCGTCGTGGTCAAAACTGAAGTTTGCTGAAGTGAACACTGGCTGGGTGGTACCGCTGGAAACCAAGGGACCTTCGTTCACTGCTGGTGATGTGAAGATAGAAGGAACGTCCGTGTGCGCGGGCGAGGTTGTTGCCAGAGCTTGTGTCGTTAAGGACCTTTCTGAG ATCGGTCAACTTCAACAAGGCGATGTCCTGATAACCCACGCGACAGATATCGGGTGGTCACCATACTTCCCATTGCTGACGGGCATTGTTACTGAACTTGGCGGGCTGATTTCTCACG GTGCAGTTATCGCTCGCGAGTATGGCTTGCCATGCATAGTGGGAGCAGCGGAAGCCACCGACGTCTTCAAAACAGGAGACATGGTGCGACTGTCGGGTACCAATGGCGTCATTGAACGCGTCAAAATAAACGACAAATCCATTGAATGTGTCGATTGCCAGTAA